A stretch of Caldanaerobius polysaccharolyticus DSM 13641 DNA encodes these proteins:
- a CDS encoding HAMP domain-containing sensor histidine kinase, with product MLAKKPLKSQFVITFILILISSIIATIFTYYAGYMIFVNLEYKKIYPANYYEKKIPEIEDYIRSKGAVILNPEDKKSLEMIIPIEGISYQVIDTNGNRIYGTDIRRIVKSKEEFYSKMNSNIGIKGEYTRLIPVIDFDGKIKGGVALTYKLTPYFPNTVDEIWIKPLFAAIIFSPFIYIVIFTLLFSKRFADSIGKPINMLIEASRKVKEKDLDFNLDHYADNELGRLCEAFNEMKNELKESLISQWKVEQERYEMVEALAHDLKTPLSTILGYVEALTEGHYDDNQKIKKYLNVIKENANKASQLIKEMLYAAEIEGLGVGLDAVPVDIYSFLMQKKEGYEIMAKDKNINFKVDVTYENQEKKICPVDVVKLERILDNIIMNSIRYTPQNGTITINADVACDNIRFKICDSGKGFSNKDLLHVFSKFYRGDESRSSKNGHAGLGLYIAKKLVEMHRGSIKAFNAKDGGACIEFVLYKV from the coding sequence ATGTTGGCCAAAAAGCCTCTTAAGTCTCAGTTTGTAATAACCTTTATTTTGATTTTAATATCAAGTATAATAGCCACTATATTTACGTATTATGCAGGATATATGATTTTTGTAAATCTTGAATATAAAAAAATATATCCTGCTAACTATTACGAAAAGAAAATACCTGAAATTGAAGATTATATAAGAAGCAAAGGCGCAGTTATACTTAATCCTGAAGATAAAAAATCTCTGGAGATGATAATCCCTATAGAGGGAATATCGTATCAGGTTATAGATACCAATGGCAATAGGATTTATGGAACGGACATCCGGAGAATTGTAAAAAGCAAGGAAGAGTTCTATAGCAAAATGAATTCGAATATTGGTATCAAGGGGGAGTATACCCGTTTAATTCCGGTTATTGATTTTGATGGCAAAATAAAAGGCGGTGTTGCGCTGACATATAAATTAACCCCTTATTTTCCCAATACGGTGGATGAGATATGGATCAAACCATTATTCGCAGCAATTATTTTTTCTCCATTTATTTATATAGTCATCTTTACATTGCTTTTTTCAAAGAGATTTGCTGATAGTATAGGAAAGCCGATAAATATGCTTATAGAGGCGTCAAGAAAGGTTAAAGAAAAGGATCTCGATTTTAATTTAGATCATTATGCCGATAATGAGCTTGGGAGGCTATGCGAAGCGTTTAATGAAATGAAAAATGAACTTAAAGAATCGTTGATTTCACAGTGGAAAGTAGAACAGGAAAGATATGAGATGGTTGAGGCGCTGGCACACGATTTAAAAACACCGCTTTCTACAATACTGGGATATGTAGAAGCGCTTACAGAAGGTCATTATGACGATAATCAAAAGATAAAAAAGTATTTAAATGTGATAAAAGAAAATGCTAATAAGGCTTCACAACTTATAAAAGAAATGCTTTATGCCGCAGAGATTGAAGGTTTGGGCGTAGGGCTTGACGCTGTGCCTGTAGACATATATTCTTTTTTAATGCAAAAAAAAGAGGGCTATGAGATAATGGCAAAAGATAAGAATATAAATTTTAAAGTTGATGTGACTTATGAAAATCAGGAAAAAAAGATATGTCCTGTCGATGTTGTAAAACTTGAACGCATTCTGGACAATATCATAATGAACAGCATTCGGTATACGCCGCAAAATGGGACAATAACGATTAATGCTGACGTTGCCTGTGATAATATTCGTTTTAAAATATGCGATTCAGGGAAGGGATTTAGTAATAAAGACCTGTTGCACGTATTTAGTAAATTTTACAGGGGAGATGAATCCCGTTCTTCTAAAAATGGCCATGCCGGCCTGGGCTTATATATAGCAAAAAAACTTGTAGAAATGCATCGGGGGAGTATAAAGGCATTTAATGCAAAGGATGGTGGTGCATGTATAGAGTTTGTTTTATATAAAGTCTAG